The window GCTGTACGAGGACGACGACGAGCGGGTCCGCCGGGTCGCCGTCGACGCCTTCGGCAACTTCGGCAACGACCGCCCGGTGGACTACCTCGTCGAGTCGCTGTCCGACGAGTCGGCCGTGGTCCGGCGGACCGCCGTCTACTCGCTGATCGAACTGCTCTCGAACGTCCCGACCGAGCGCAGCCACGAGATCCGCGAGACCGTCGTCGAGAAGCTCTCCGCGACCGACGACCGCAGCGTCGTCGTGCCGCTGGTGGAAATCTTGGAGGAGAGCACCCAGCCGGCCCAGCGGCGCAACACGGCCTGGCTGCTGGGCCGGGTCACCGGCGACGAGGAGCGCGGGCGCGTCCTCGACGCCCTGGTCGCGGCGCTGGACGAGGACGACGGGATGCTCCAGCAGTTCGCCGCGACGAGCCTCGCCGAACTGGGCGGAAGCGACGTCGAGCGACGCCTGCTCGACGTCGTCGAGGACGACGACCGCGACCCGCAGGTGCGGGCCCAGGCCATCTTCGCGCTCGGCAAGGTCGGCGGCGAGCGCTCCCGGAAGACACTGGACCGGCTGATCGACGAGACCGAGAACGAGACCATCCGCAAGCGGGCCTTCTCGGCCGTCTCGAAACTGGGTGGTCGCGTGTGACCGGTGAGAGCCCATGAGCGACGAGCAGAAGCTCGCGGACGCGAAGGGCAAGTTCGTCCAGGTCGTCGCCGACGGCCGCAAGCGCAACGACATCGACTGGGTCCCCGGCCGGATCCTCCTCTCGAACCGCCGGCTGCTGCTCGTGGGCGGCGACGGCAAGCGGACCATCCCCCTCTCGGAGGTCACCGGCGTCACCGGACGGGACAACGTCACCCAGGCCATCGCCAAGGTGTCGGGCTACCTCTCCGTCCAGGTCGGGTCGGACGTGTTCCTCGTCGCCCCGCAGGACGTCGACGCCTTCGAGGCCGACCTGTTCGACGCCCTGCTGGACCAGACCACGGTCGTCA of the Halomicrobium salinisoli genome contains:
- a CDS encoding HEAT repeat domain-containing protein; this encodes MSLYQLERDGEVQELIRVLRESDNEQVRARAAELLGNFPDHDDRRDVVNALVRAAQEEGGDVAANAVDSLDDLDGDAIERLIADAAGVDLDEGAEWVRAKAFTRALSADVPELRMAAANALGQLDQADAVGPLAGRFDDPDPRVRARAARACGSIGDPRAAEPLTKLLGDGHATVRQEAARALGDVGNRRALQALLPLYEDDDERVRRVAVDAFGNFGNDRPVDYLVESLSDESAVVRRTAVYSLIELLSNVPTERSHEIRETVVEKLSATDDRSVVVPLVEILEESTQPAQRRNTAWLLGRVTGDEERGRVLDALVAALDEDDGMLQQFAATSLAELGGSDVERRLLDVVEDDDRDPQVRAQAIFALGKVGGERSRKTLDRLIDETENETIRKRAFSAVSKLGGRV